From Lolium perenne isolate Kyuss_39 chromosome 5, Kyuss_2.0, whole genome shotgun sequence, a single genomic window includes:
- the LOC127300803 gene encoding uncharacterized protein, with translation MSADDLKKLEQELKERESLLQARQAELDRRLAEMGKSVDNTTTSPNPSPTPSSYVASIKSHVPVTLDLQESNYAKWRELFLVALGRYGLTAHVLGTTGATPSDTSPTSDWARDDYTVLSWIYGSISSELLGIIMAPGSTARQIWDALASLFHDNKKSRALAIDAEFRNTPQGDMSVHDYCSKLKSFADALADVGQPVSDETLVLTVLRGLNEQFSHLRSFLPYQVPFPTFLQTRSALVLEEAQKKTDAKNAAASALWASGNSINPHAGGERAPSAGRGGGSGSTDPRPPSPYQPGLFINSGCGGGYGGRRGRGGGRGRGRDNNSPWMYNPWTGLPTRAAQQQQQLQLAPWQPRWRAPTAGVLGPRPGHQAYTATGQQLPPMTPTWNNGLMIPPQQHISQQQLDPALLTALQNMHLPGNQEWFMDSGASSHMASDHGSSHQDRDSSMQ, from the exons ATGTCTGCCGACGATCTCAAGAAGCTCGAACAAGAGCTCAAGGAACGTGAGTCCCTCCTCCAGGCTCGCCAAGCCGAACTCGACCGCCGCCTCGCCGAGATGGGCAAAAGCGTCGACAACACTACaacctccccaaaccctagccccacTCCCTCCTCCTACGTCGCCTCTATCAAAAGCCATGTCCCTGTTACCCTTGATCTGCAGGAATCCAACTACGCCAAGTGGCGGGAACTCTTCCTCGTCGCGCTCGGGCGCTACGGCCTCACCGCCCACGTCCTCGGCACCACCGGCGCTACGCCATCGGACACGTCGCCCACATCTGACTGGGCACGGGACGACTACACCGTCCTCTCCTGGATCTATGGCTCGATCTCCTCCGAGCTCCTCGGCATCATCATGGCTCCTGGCTCCACGGCGCGGCAAATCTGGGACGCGCTGGCCAGCCTCTTCCACGACAACAAGAAAAGCCGCGCTCTCGCCATCGACGCGGAGTTCCGCAACACCCCGCAAGGAGACATGAGCGTCCACGACTACTGCTCCAAACTCAAGTCCTTCGCCGATGCCCTCGCCGACGTCGGCCAGCCTGTCTCCGACGAAACCCTCGTCCTCACGGTCCTCCGCGGCCTCAACGAGCAGTTCAGCCATCTCCGCTCGTTTCTCCCGTACCAGGTGCCGTTTCCCACCTTTCTTCAAACACGATCTGCTCTTGTCCTTGAGGAGGCACAGAAGAAGACCGACGCCAAGAATGCGGCTGCCTCCGCGCTCTGGGCCAGCGGCAACAGCATCAACCCGCACGCTGGTGGCGAGCGTGCTCCTTCGGCTGGACGTGGCGGTGGCTCAGGCAGCACCGATCCCCGTCCCCCTTCGCCCTACCAGCCTGGCCTCTTCATCAACTCTGGCTGTGGTGGGGGCTACGGTGGTCGCCGTGGTCGCGGCGGTGGCCGTGGCCGCGGCCGCGACAACAACTCTCCCTGGATGTACAATCCGTGGACCGGGCTCCCGACCCGGGccgcgcagcagcagcagcaactccAGCTCGCCCCATGGCAGCCACGATGGCGCGCGCCCACGGCCGGCGTTTTGGGCCCCCGCCCCGGTCACCAAGCCTACACCGCCACCGGACAGCAGCTTCCTCCCATGACACCGACCTGGAACAACGGTCTGATGATTCCTCCCCAGCAACACATCTCGCAGCAGCAGCTCGACCCAGCTCTTCTTACAGCACTTCAGAACATGCACCTCCCCGGCAACCAAGAGTGGTTTATGGATTCAGGCGCCTCGTCTCACATGGCATCCGATCATG GATCTTCTCACCAAGACCGTGATTCTTCGATGCAATAG
- the LOC127300805 gene encoding ABC transporter A family member 7 isoform X1, with translation MDTLRRPASFLTQANALLRKNICLQKRNWKTNIGITFFPVIICVLLIVLQNIINSELDKPKYRCGCACVETDINGTCKRRECGVQYSTLEQVWNCAIPSPPRWPALIQVPQPESRAVRTVSQPFDDLPEPSCRDSWSCPASVLITGKDRYFAESVAGGLFPAFSPTLNVTDYLDALSRIVVGSDTAPWYTQLLEPAFSSSDTIYLLQPQCVPYLSQTISYRARGIPLQLNIQCVEGVMLWRESTSVINDELLKGYKQKGGKINEFIAGYDFLSTTEFGLGINVLYNSTYNDKTAYSFIAALRVPRLVNAVSNAYLKYIRGPGVEMRLEYVKEMPKVGTSYRFDLSSLLSALFFTWIVELLFPVMLAYLVYEKQQKLKIMMKMQGLKDVPYWMISYAYFFVLSVVYMTCFVIFGYFIGLNFFRLNNYGIQFVFFFVYINLQIAFAFFVASFFSSVKIATVIGYIYVFGSGLLGAFLFLFFIEDKTFSGIWVLVMEIVPGFSLYRGLYELGQYAFAGSATGSSGMMWGNLKDPVNGMCDILIIMTVEWALLLVLAFYLDQMSSVGGSVRNPLLLFRSSQKKHAPSLHKSSSAQQDSKVIVNMEKEDVAQERRLVEQLLMDRNANEAVICDNLRKMYPGRDGNPDKLAVRGLSLALPKGQCFGMLGPNGAGKTSFISMMVGLTRPTSGTAYAHGMDITMDMDDIYTNMGVCPQHDLLWETLTGREHLFFYARLKNLKGAALVKAVDDSLKSVNLFHGGVGDKQVGMYSGGMKRRLSVAISLIGDPKVVYMDEPSTGLDPASRNNLWNIVKEAKSNCAIVLTTHSMEEAEVLCDRLGIFVDGEFQCIGNPKELKARYGGAYIFTITTSPEQESEVDKLVRHLSPSANKIYNLSGTQKFELPKQEVRIADVFRAVEIAKSRFSIHAWGLVDTTLEDVFIKVAKGAEVFNDVA, from the exons ATGGATACGCTGAGGCGCCCAGCGAGTTTCCTGACGCAGGCCAACGCCCTGCTCCGCAAGAACATCTGCCTCCAG AAAAGGAACTGGAAGACTAACATTGGCATCACCTTCTTCCCAGTCATCATCTGCGTTCTGCTTATCGTGCTCCAGAACATCATCAACAGTGAGCTCGACAAGCCCAAGTACAGATGTGGCTGCGCCTGTGTCGAGACCGACATAAATGGAACCTGCAAGAGGAGGGAGTGTGGCGTCCAATACTCGACACTGGAGCAGGTCTGGAACTGCGCAATTCCCAGCCCGCCACGGTGGCCGGCCCTGATTCAGGTCCCCCAGCCTGAGTCCCGAGCTGTCAGAACAGTTTCCCAGCCATTTGATGATCTGCCTGAGCCCTCATGCCGTGACTCCTGGTCTTGCCCCGCCAGCGTCCTCATCACTGGAAAGGACCGATACTTTGCTGAAA GTGTTGCAGGAGGTCTATTTCCTGCTTTCTCTCCCACTCTTAATGTGACGGATTATCTTGATGCGCTATCCAGGATAGTTGTT GGTTCAGACACTGCGCCATGGTATACACAATTGCTAGAGCCCGCATTTTCTTCTTCGGATACCATCTATCTGCTTCAGCCTCAGTGCGTGCCCTACTTATCGCAGACCATTTCGTATAGAGCTAGGGGCATACCCCTTCAGCTAA ATATACAGTGTGTTGAAGGTGTGATGTTATGGCGAGAGAGTACATCGGTTATCAATGATGAATTATTAAAGGGTTATAAACAAAAAGGAGGAAAAATAAACGAGTTTATTGCAG GTTATGACTTCTTGAGTACAACAGAATTTGGACTTGGTATAAATGTTTTGTACAACTCTACATATAACGATAAAACTGCATATTCATTTATCGCAGCATTACGAGTTCCACGCTTGGTGAATGCC GTATCCAACGCATATCTCAAATATATCCGAGGACCTGGGGTGGAAATGCGACTTGAATATGTAAAAGAGATGCCCAAAGTTGGAACAAGTTATAGGTTcgacctctcttctcttctcagtGCGCTATTCTTCACATGGATCGTTGAACTGCTTTTCCCA GTTATGTTGGCATATCTGGTGTATGAGAAGCAACAAAAGCTAAAAATAATGATGAAGATGCAAGGTCTGAAGGATGTACCTTACTGGATGATATCTTATGCTTATTTCTTTGTTCTATCAGTTGTCTATATGACATGTTTTGTGATTTTTGGATACTTCATAG GTCTCAATTTCTTCAGACTCAACAACTATGGCATACAGTTTGTTTTTTTCTTTGTCTACATAAATTTACAGATTGCTTTTGCCTTTTTTGTGGCATCTTTCTTTTCATCTGTCAAGATAGCCACAG TGATTGGTTACATCTATGTATTTGGATCTGGTTTACTAGGGGCATTTCTTTTCCTATTTTTTATTGAGGACAAAACCTTTTCCG GTATCTGGGTATTAGTTATGGAGATTGTCCCGGGATTTTCGCTCTATCGAGGACTGTATGAGCTTGGTCAATACGCATTTGCTGGAAGTGCTACGGGATCCAGTGGCATGATGTGGGGAAATTTGAAAGACCCAGTCAACGGAatgtgtgatatcttgattataatGACTGTAGAATGGGCATTACTGCTCGTGTTAGCATTCTATTTGGATCAAATGTCTTCAGTAGGTGGTAGTGTCAGAAACCCCTTACTCCTCTTTAGATCTTCACAGAAGAAGCATGCACCATCATTGCATAAAAGTAGCTCTGCGCAACAGGATTCTAAAGTAATCGTTAATATGGAGAAAGAAGATGTTGCTCAAGAA CGACGACTAGTTGAGCAATTATTGATGGACCGCAATGCAAACGAAGCTGTGATCTGTGACAACCTCAGGAAAATGTATCCTGGAAGAGACGGAAACCCAGACAAGCTGGCTGTTCGAGGATTATCTTTGGCCCTACCAAAAGGGCAATGCTTCGGAATGCTTGGCCCTAATGGAGCTGGGAAAACATCATTCATTAGTATG ATGGTTGGGCTTACTAGACCTACATCTGGCACTGCTTATGCTCATGGAATGGATATAACAATGGATATGGATGACATATATACAAATATGGGCGTGTGCCCTCAGCATGA CTTACTTTGGGAAACATTAACGGGAAGAGAGCATCTATTCTTTTACGCTAGATTGAAGAATCTCAAAGGTGCTGCATTAGTGAAG GCTGTTGATGATTCTCTTAAAAGTGTAAATCTGTTTCATGGTGGAGTTGGTGATAAGCAAGTGGGAATGTACAGCGGAGGCATGAAGAGAAGGCTCAGTGTGGCAATATCATTAATCGGAGACCCCAAA GTTGTTTACATGGACGAACCGAGCACAGGGCTAGATCCAGCATCAAGAAATAACCTGTGGAACATTGTGAAGGAGGCCAAGAGTAACTGTGCAATTGTTCTCACAA CACACTCGATGGAGGAGGCAGAAGTACTTTGTGATCGACTTGGCATATTTGTTGATGGAGAGTTCCAATGCATTGGAAACCCTAAAGAG CTAAAGGCGAGATACGGAGGCGCGTACATATTCACAATCACAACATCTCCAGAACAAGAGTCGGAAGTTGACAAGCTAGTGCGTCACCTGTCTCCAAGCGCAAACAAGATCTACAATCTTTCTGGGACCCAAAAGTTTGAACTACCGAAGCAGGAGGTGAGAATAGCCGATGTTTTTCGTGCAGTTGAGATTGCGAAAAGCAGGTTCAGCATACATGCCTGGGGCCTCGTTGACACTACCTTGGAGGATGTGTTCATCAAGGTTGCCAAGGGAGCGGAGGTGTTCAATGATGTTGCGTAG
- the LOC127300805 gene encoding ABC transporter A family member 7 isoform X2: MLAYLVYEKQQKLKIMMKMQGLKDVPYWMISYAYFFVLSVVYMTCFVIFGYFIGLNFFRLNNYGIQFVFFFVYINLQIAFAFFVASFFSSVKIATVIGYIYVFGSGLLGAFLFLFFIEDKTFSGIWVLVMEIVPGFSLYRGLYELGQYAFAGSATGSSGMMWGNLKDPVNGMCDILIIMTVEWALLLVLAFYLDQMSSVGGSVRNPLLLFRSSQKKHAPSLHKSSSAQQDSKVIVNMEKEDVAQERRLVEQLLMDRNANEAVICDNLRKMYPGRDGNPDKLAVRGLSLALPKGQCFGMLGPNGAGKTSFISMMVGLTRPTSGTAYAHGMDITMDMDDIYTNMGVCPQHDLLWETLTGREHLFFYARLKNLKGAALVKAVDDSLKSVNLFHGGVGDKQVGMYSGGMKRRLSVAISLIGDPKVVYMDEPSTGLDPASRNNLWNIVKEAKSNCAIVLTTHSMEEAEVLCDRLGIFVDGEFQCIGNPKELKARYGGAYIFTITTSPEQESEVDKLVRHLSPSANKIYNLSGTQKFELPKQEVRIADVFRAVEIAKSRFSIHAWGLVDTTLEDVFIKVAKGAEVFNDVA, translated from the exons ATGTTGGCATATCTGGTGTATGAGAAGCAACAAAAGCTAAAAATAATGATGAAGATGCAAGGTCTGAAGGATGTACCTTACTGGATGATATCTTATGCTTATTTCTTTGTTCTATCAGTTGTCTATATGACATGTTTTGTGATTTTTGGATACTTCATAG GTCTCAATTTCTTCAGACTCAACAACTATGGCATACAGTTTGTTTTTTTCTTTGTCTACATAAATTTACAGATTGCTTTTGCCTTTTTTGTGGCATCTTTCTTTTCATCTGTCAAGATAGCCACAG TGATTGGTTACATCTATGTATTTGGATCTGGTTTACTAGGGGCATTTCTTTTCCTATTTTTTATTGAGGACAAAACCTTTTCCG GTATCTGGGTATTAGTTATGGAGATTGTCCCGGGATTTTCGCTCTATCGAGGACTGTATGAGCTTGGTCAATACGCATTTGCTGGAAGTGCTACGGGATCCAGTGGCATGATGTGGGGAAATTTGAAAGACCCAGTCAACGGAatgtgtgatatcttgattataatGACTGTAGAATGGGCATTACTGCTCGTGTTAGCATTCTATTTGGATCAAATGTCTTCAGTAGGTGGTAGTGTCAGAAACCCCTTACTCCTCTTTAGATCTTCACAGAAGAAGCATGCACCATCATTGCATAAAAGTAGCTCTGCGCAACAGGATTCTAAAGTAATCGTTAATATGGAGAAAGAAGATGTTGCTCAAGAA CGACGACTAGTTGAGCAATTATTGATGGACCGCAATGCAAACGAAGCTGTGATCTGTGACAACCTCAGGAAAATGTATCCTGGAAGAGACGGAAACCCAGACAAGCTGGCTGTTCGAGGATTATCTTTGGCCCTACCAAAAGGGCAATGCTTCGGAATGCTTGGCCCTAATGGAGCTGGGAAAACATCATTCATTAGTATG ATGGTTGGGCTTACTAGACCTACATCTGGCACTGCTTATGCTCATGGAATGGATATAACAATGGATATGGATGACATATATACAAATATGGGCGTGTGCCCTCAGCATGA CTTACTTTGGGAAACATTAACGGGAAGAGAGCATCTATTCTTTTACGCTAGATTGAAGAATCTCAAAGGTGCTGCATTAGTGAAG GCTGTTGATGATTCTCTTAAAAGTGTAAATCTGTTTCATGGTGGAGTTGGTGATAAGCAAGTGGGAATGTACAGCGGAGGCATGAAGAGAAGGCTCAGTGTGGCAATATCATTAATCGGAGACCCCAAA GTTGTTTACATGGACGAACCGAGCACAGGGCTAGATCCAGCATCAAGAAATAACCTGTGGAACATTGTGAAGGAGGCCAAGAGTAACTGTGCAATTGTTCTCACAA CACACTCGATGGAGGAGGCAGAAGTACTTTGTGATCGACTTGGCATATTTGTTGATGGAGAGTTCCAATGCATTGGAAACCCTAAAGAG CTAAAGGCGAGATACGGAGGCGCGTACATATTCACAATCACAACATCTCCAGAACAAGAGTCGGAAGTTGACAAGCTAGTGCGTCACCTGTCTCCAAGCGCAAACAAGATCTACAATCTTTCTGGGACCCAAAAGTTTGAACTACCGAAGCAGGAGGTGAGAATAGCCGATGTTTTTCGTGCAGTTGAGATTGCGAAAAGCAGGTTCAGCATACATGCCTGGGGCCTCGTTGACACTACCTTGGAGGATGTGTTCATCAAGGTTGCCAAGGGAGCGGAGGTGTTCAATGATGTTGCGTAG
- the LOC127300806 gene encoding serine/threonine-protein kinase PBL34 isoform X1 has translation MGLAPPELGQFDGWESSGEEERERWGWCRRSRSSSRRGKRLPSKGGDDGGVATGCCIRLWPAGSCPRPPRSKVDTSTSSASTHGAEKSTENGSRNQPVASVVSGSTSTSNAESSSSASKAGDDIKVSSKLRKFAFNDLKCATRNFRPESLLGEGGFGCVFKGWIEENGTAPVKPGTGLTVAVKTLNHDGLQGHKEWVAEVDFLGNLHHPNLVRLIGYCVEDDQRLLVYEFMPRGSLDNHLFRRSLPLPWSIRMKVALGAAQGLSFLHEEAERPVIYRDFKTSNILLDAEYNAKLSDFGLAKDGPVGDKTHVSTRVMGTYGYAAPEYVMTGHLTSKSDVYSFGVVLLEMMSGRRSMDKNRPNGEHNLVEWARPLLGERQRFYKLVDPRLEGNFSVKGAQKAAQLARACLSRDPKARPLMSQVVEALKPLLNLKDMASSSYFYQTMQAERMAHSSSMNGRSSHSLKVHGSFARANGQQPMRSMSDGPRASPFRYSPKPNMK, from the exons ATGGGGCTGGCGCCGCCGGAGCTGGGGCAGTTCGACGGGTGGGAGAGCTCGGGCGAGGAGGAGCGGGAGCGGTGGGGGTGGTGCCGCCGCAGCCGCAGCAGCAGCAGGCGCGGGAAGCGGCTGCCCAGCAAGGGCGGGGACGACGGCGGCGTCGCCACCGGCTGCTGCATCCGGCTGTGGCCGGCGGGGAGCTGCCCGCGCCCGCCGCGCTCCAAGGTCGACACCTCCACCAGCAGCGCCAGCACGCACGGCG CAGAAAAATCAACAGAAAATGGTAGCAGGAACCAACCAGTTGCATCAGTAGTCTCAGGCTCGACATCTACTAGTAATGCCGAGAGCAGTTCATCAGCATCTAAAGCTGGAGATGACATAAAGGTTTCCTCCAAGTTGCGCAAGTTTGCATTCAATGACCTAAAATGTGCCACACGGAACTTCAGACCCGAGAGTCTTCTTGGTGAAGGAGGTTTTGGGTGTGTGTTCAAAGGGTGGATTGAAGAAAATGGAACTGCACCTGTGAAACCTGGTACAGGTCTTACAGTTGCTGTCAAGACACTCAATCATGATGGTCTTCAAGGGCACAAAGAATGGGTG GcagaagttgactttcttggtaaTCTTCACCACCCCAATTTGGTCAGATTGATTGGATATTGTGTTGAAGATGACCAAAGATTGCTGGTATATGAATTTATGCCACGCGGAAGTTTGGATAATCATCTATTCAGAA GGTCTCTTCCTCTCCCATGGTCCATCAGAATGAAGGTTGCTCTTGGGGCAGCACAGGGTCTTTCCTTCCTTCACGAAGAAGCAGAAAGACCAGTCATTTATCGCGATTTTAAAACATCTAATATACTGTTAGATGCG GAATACAATGCAAAGCTCTCAGATTTCGGGCTTGCTAAAGATGGCCCTGTAGGTGACAAAACTCATGTGTCTACTCGAGTAATGGGAACCTATGGGTATGCAGCTCCAGAGTATGTCATGACAG GTCATTTGACATCAAAAAGTGACGTCTACAGCTTCGGTGTGGTGCTGCTTGAGATGATGTCAGGGCGCCGATCGATGGACAAGAACCGCCCAAACGGCGAGCACAACCTTGTTGAGTGGGCACGCCCACTCCTAGGAGAGAGGCAACGCTTCTACAAGCTAGTTGACCCTCGTTTGGAGGGCAACTTCTCAGTCAAAGGTGCCCAGAAGGCGGCACAGTTAGCACGCGCATGTCTGAGCCGGGACCCCAAAGCCCGGCCACTGATGAGCCAGGTGGTGGAAGCTCTCAAGCCTCTGCTCAACCTCAAGGACATGGCCAGCTCCTCCTACTTCTACCAAACTATGCAGGCCGAGAGGATGGCGCACTCGAGCAGCATGAACGGCAGGAGCAGCCACAGCCTCAAGGTGCACGGCTCATTCGCGCGGGCGAACGGACAGCAGCCCATGAGGAGCATGTCCGACGGCCCCCGTGCTTCCCCGTTCCGCTACTCGCCGAAGCCAAACATGAAATAG
- the LOC127300806 gene encoding serine/threonine-protein kinase PBL34 isoform X2, which translates to MGLAPPELGQFDGWESSGEEERERWGWCRRSRSSSRRGKRLPSKGGDDGGVATGCCIRLWPAGSCPRPPRSKVDTSTSSASTHGEKSTENGSRNQPVASVVSGSTSTSNAESSSSASKAGDDIKVSSKLRKFAFNDLKCATRNFRPESLLGEGGFGCVFKGWIEENGTAPVKPGTGLTVAVKTLNHDGLQGHKEWVAEVDFLGNLHHPNLVRLIGYCVEDDQRLLVYEFMPRGSLDNHLFRRSLPLPWSIRMKVALGAAQGLSFLHEEAERPVIYRDFKTSNILLDAEYNAKLSDFGLAKDGPVGDKTHVSTRVMGTYGYAAPEYVMTGHLTSKSDVYSFGVVLLEMMSGRRSMDKNRPNGEHNLVEWARPLLGERQRFYKLVDPRLEGNFSVKGAQKAAQLARACLSRDPKARPLMSQVVEALKPLLNLKDMASSSYFYQTMQAERMAHSSSMNGRSSHSLKVHGSFARANGQQPMRSMSDGPRASPFRYSPKPNMK; encoded by the exons ATGGGGCTGGCGCCGCCGGAGCTGGGGCAGTTCGACGGGTGGGAGAGCTCGGGCGAGGAGGAGCGGGAGCGGTGGGGGTGGTGCCGCCGCAGCCGCAGCAGCAGCAGGCGCGGGAAGCGGCTGCCCAGCAAGGGCGGGGACGACGGCGGCGTCGCCACCGGCTGCTGCATCCGGCTGTGGCCGGCGGGGAGCTGCCCGCGCCCGCCGCGCTCCAAGGTCGACACCTCCACCAGCAGCGCCAGCACGCACGGCG AAAAATCAACAGAAAATGGTAGCAGGAACCAACCAGTTGCATCAGTAGTCTCAGGCTCGACATCTACTAGTAATGCCGAGAGCAGTTCATCAGCATCTAAAGCTGGAGATGACATAAAGGTTTCCTCCAAGTTGCGCAAGTTTGCATTCAATGACCTAAAATGTGCCACACGGAACTTCAGACCCGAGAGTCTTCTTGGTGAAGGAGGTTTTGGGTGTGTGTTCAAAGGGTGGATTGAAGAAAATGGAACTGCACCTGTGAAACCTGGTACAGGTCTTACAGTTGCTGTCAAGACACTCAATCATGATGGTCTTCAAGGGCACAAAGAATGGGTG GcagaagttgactttcttggtaaTCTTCACCACCCCAATTTGGTCAGATTGATTGGATATTGTGTTGAAGATGACCAAAGATTGCTGGTATATGAATTTATGCCACGCGGAAGTTTGGATAATCATCTATTCAGAA GGTCTCTTCCTCTCCCATGGTCCATCAGAATGAAGGTTGCTCTTGGGGCAGCACAGGGTCTTTCCTTCCTTCACGAAGAAGCAGAAAGACCAGTCATTTATCGCGATTTTAAAACATCTAATATACTGTTAGATGCG GAATACAATGCAAAGCTCTCAGATTTCGGGCTTGCTAAAGATGGCCCTGTAGGTGACAAAACTCATGTGTCTACTCGAGTAATGGGAACCTATGGGTATGCAGCTCCAGAGTATGTCATGACAG GTCATTTGACATCAAAAAGTGACGTCTACAGCTTCGGTGTGGTGCTGCTTGAGATGATGTCAGGGCGCCGATCGATGGACAAGAACCGCCCAAACGGCGAGCACAACCTTGTTGAGTGGGCACGCCCACTCCTAGGAGAGAGGCAACGCTTCTACAAGCTAGTTGACCCTCGTTTGGAGGGCAACTTCTCAGTCAAAGGTGCCCAGAAGGCGGCACAGTTAGCACGCGCATGTCTGAGCCGGGACCCCAAAGCCCGGCCACTGATGAGCCAGGTGGTGGAAGCTCTCAAGCCTCTGCTCAACCTCAAGGACATGGCCAGCTCCTCCTACTTCTACCAAACTATGCAGGCCGAGAGGATGGCGCACTCGAGCAGCATGAACGGCAGGAGCAGCCACAGCCTCAAGGTGCACGGCTCATTCGCGCGGGCGAACGGACAGCAGCCCATGAGGAGCATGTCCGACGGCCCCCGTGCTTCCCCGTTCCGCTACTCGCCGAAGCCAAACATGAAATAG